The nucleotide sequence TTGCGCGTAACGGTGGAGCCCGTGAAGGATGTGGACGCTGCGGCCCTGGTGATGGACAATAAGACAGTGATCACCCTCGCGCCGGATGGCAAAACAGCGGCGCTTGACCGCGGCAAGGCCGCCGCACAACAACTGAACGACCTGTTGAACAAGGACTTGTCGGCGCGCGAAGTCTATGTCGCGAAAAACGGCACCGACATCGTCGCGCGAAACCGCGTGGTCATCAGCGTGAATGACGCGGACGCCCGCCTGGCGAAATCGACGCCCGCCGCTGTGGCCGCGGAAGCGCGGAAAAAGGTTTTCAACGTACTCCTCAGCGAGTATCTTAGACTGAACACGTAGTCGGCATCCGGCATCCGGCATTCAGCATCCCGGACGGGAAACGAAGCCTGAATGCTGGATGCTGAATCCTGAATGCTGACAAAGGAGACCACTTTGCGACGAAGTTTATGGATTGTCCCGGCCCTGGCTGCCACGATCGTTGCCGGTCCCGGGCGCGGCACGCAGGTGCTTGCGCCCGTATACAAGGGTCAGACCGCGCAGGAAGCCGGCATCGTGCTGGGAGGGTGGGGTAGCGGCTCCGCCACGGAGAGCAAAGACGAAGCCTTGAACGGGGCGCGCTCGATTCTGGCTGCCACCGAGGGATACTACAGCGGCGCCCGCATCGATTTCATCAAGCCGCTGGACCTCAGCCGCTACGGTGGACAGAACGGCGTCTCGATGCGCTTCAACATCAAGTTCAAGAGCAGCACGGGCGGGTCCACCGAGGCCGGCGGCCTCGCTCCCGGCGGCGGGTTCTTCCAGGGGATGCCAGCAGGGCCGCCGATGCCTGGCGGAATGCCGGGGGGTGTGCCGGGCCGCGGCTATACCGGTGTGACGGGGCAGGAAGAGGCGCCTCTCACCGTTGCTACCCACGCGCTCCGGGTTGTCCTCTTCAGCGGGAATTCCCGGCTCGCAGCGGTGAATCTGCCGGTTGACCCCGAAATCAACTCGAACGGTTGGATCGGCGTGGACGCGCCGCTGGCCGCGTTCCACGGCTCCGGCGGAACAGCCGCTAAATGGGCCGACTTCAAGGTCAACCGCATGCTCCTCTTCGGCGACGCGACCGACTCGTTCTACATCGGCGATATCTCCATCGTTCAGATGGACCTGTCCATCACCGACGTATCCCTTGGCGAAGACCAGGAGATCGCCGTCGGCGATACCGCGGAATTCACCGGCTCCGCGAACGGTGGCGCGGGCCTCAAGTTCAGTTGGGATTTCGACAGCGCCAACGGACTGAGCGAAGACGCCATCGGCCGGAAGGTCTCGTTCCGCTATCGCAAGGAGGGCACGTATACCGTTACCCTCACCGTCAGCGACCCCACCGGCGTGATGAAACCGGTCGTGAAGACCGCCACCGTAAAGGTCAACGGCTGAAAAGAGAATGATGAATAATCAGCGATGAATGAAGTACGGGCGCGTCACCCGCAGCCGGCATTCATCGCTCGTCATTCATCATTGATCCCCATGCTCTTCGAACTGCTGCGCGCGGCGCGCCCTTACCAGTGGATCAAGAACCTGCTACTCTACGCGGGGTTTCTGTTTACGCTGGGCGCCGGACGGACATTGGCCGACTTCGGACGCGCGACCGCCGGGGTCGTGATCTTCTGCTGCCTGTCCGCGTCGGCCTATATCCTCAACGACCTGCTGGACGCGGAGGGCGACCGGCGCCACCCGGCCAAGCGTAATCGCCCGATCGCTTCCGGCCGGCTGTCCCCCGTGTCCGCGCTTGCCGCGGCGATCATCCTGGGGCTGCTGGGCCTCGCGGCGGCGTGGCTCATGGATCCGGGGTTCGGGCTCATCTCGAGCGTGTACCTGGCCCTCACGCTCGCGTACTCCACGTTTCTGAAGCGCGTTGTGCTGCTGGATGTGATGGTGCTAGCCCTCGGCTACGTGGTGCGCGCCGTGGCAGGCGCGGTGATCATACACGTTCCGGCGTCGTTCTGGCTGGCCCTGTGTACGATGCTGCTGGCCCTGTTCATCGGATTGTGCAAACGCCGCGCGGAACTGTCCTCCAACAACCAGGGCGCTCCCATGCGCGAGGTGCTCGCAGAATACAGCCTTCCGCTGCTGGACCAGATGATCGGCGTCGTCACGTCCTCGGCGCTTCTCGCCTATTCCCTTTACACTTACTTCACGCCGACAAACACCGCCGCGGCCCCGGCGTGGAGGTTCGCGAACCACCTGCTCACCTTCACGATCCCATTCGTGGTCTACGGCATTTATCGCTACCTGTATCTCGTTTACCGGCGCAACGAGGGCGAATCACCCGAAGCGCTGTTCCTCCACGACGGGCCTCTCCGCTACAACACGGCGCTCTGGGCGCTCGCCTGCGCGGTCGCCAGGCTTGCCGCCGGCCTGACGCACTGACCACCCATGTCTGAATCCAAACTCACTCTCGTTACATACAACATCCATCACGCCGCGGGCATGGACCGCCGCATCTCCATCCCGCGCGTTTCAGGCGTCCTCAAGGATACGGACGCCGACGTGGTGTGCCTGCAGGAGGTGGACTGCCGCGTCGTCCGCTCGCGGAGATCCCATCAGCCGCGCTTGTTGGCGAAGGCGCTGGGCATGAAGGCCGTATTCGGCGCGACACTCAAGTGGCCCCTCGGAGCGGGGTACGGAAATCTTGCCCTGTCGCGCCTGCCGCTCATCGCCGCGCACACGCACCATCTTCCGCTGGGGGAGGAGCCGCGTGGCATTGTCGAGATGCACGTACAAGCGCCGTTTGGGCCTATCGCGATTTTCGGCACCCACTGGGGGCTGTCCGAGGAAGAGCGAGCGGAGCAGGCCGAGGCGACTGCACGCTTCATCCGCCATGCCAAGCTCCCTGCACTGCTGGCCGGCGATCTCAACGAAGGCCCGGACGGACGCGCCCACGCCGTCCTGACCGCCGCCGGGCTAACGCGCCTCGGCACCTCCGATCCGACCTTTCCCGCGGATGACCCGGCCGCCTGCATCGACCACGTCTACGGCACGCAGCAGTGGCGCGTCGAGGAAACGTACGCCATCCCGTCGCTAGCGTCCGACCACCGCCCCGTGGTCGTGGAATTGCGGTTCGTTCAGGGTGTGTGAACGTGCGCTTGCCGCCAAAGTGAAACTTCCAGGGGCCCGCCGGCGTAACGCTGAGTGATAGCTGTTTCGGCCGAGGTCTATGGAGGTACTATTATGGGAGAGTTCCTGTTTGGATTGGCGGAGTTTCTGGCGCTGATAGTCTTCATCGTGGCGTTGGTCCAGGGCAAGGGCTTCTGGAATGCGGTCCGGATGGGTGTCGGCGTGCTCATTCTGGGCGTCGTTGCCGTTCTCGTCCTCGGGCTTCTGGGTTTCGCCTTCAGGCTGACGATGGGCCTGCTCACGCTGGCGCTTTGGGGAATCGTGATATACGCCATCGTGGTCTTCCTTGCGAAGGCTCTTCGCGGCGCCGAGATGTAGCGCTTCAGGCTCCGGTTTCCGCGCGGGCCGAGCGATGGAACTGTCGCTCGGCCCGCATTGACGTGACGGGGTGGAGGGTGGCCGATGCTGGCGATTCTCGGGGCGTACGTGGCGATTGGGGGCCTGTTCGCCATGCTCGGCATCCCCATGGCGGCGAGACGCGTCCCGCCGAACGCGTGGTACGGACTGCGGGTTCAAAAGACTCTGAAGCCGGGCAATGAGCGGATCTGGTACGAGGCCAACGCGTACTGCGGCCGGCTGATGATCTGGGCGGGCGCGATCACGGCGATTTGCGCGGTGGCGCTCCGGTTCGTGAAGGGCCTTTCCCTTGACGCTTACTCCCTCGACTGCACGGCCGTAATGCTGGCGGGCCTCGCCATGATGATCATCCTGAGTTTCAGATACCTGGCAACATTGAAATGAGCACAGATCCCCCATCCCCCATACCCGGTCCCCCATCCTCCACCCCCGCCGGGCTTTTCATCGTCTACACGGGAAACGGTAAGGGCAAGACCAGCGCGGCGCTCGGCATCGTGCTACGGATGATGGGTCGGGGAATGCGCGCCTGCATGCTCCAGTTCATCAAGAAGAAGAGCCTCAGGGCCGCGGAGAACCGCTTTGGCGAGGCGATGGGCGTGGAGATCGTCGGGCTTGGCGACGGTTTCACGTGGGTCGCCCGCGATGACAACGCGTCCAACGAGGCGCTGGCGCGGGAAGGCTGGCAGATCTGTAAGGACCGCATCAACAGCGGCGAATACCACGTGGTCATCCTGGACGAGATTACCTATCCCATCACGTTCGGCTGGCTGCCGGTGGAGGACGTCCTCGAGACGATCCGCGCCCGTCCTCGAGGCCTGCATATCGTGATCACCGGGCGTGACGCGCACCCCGCGCTCATCGAGGCCGCCGATCTCGTGACGGAAATGCGCGAAATCAAGCACCCCTACCAGCGCGGCGTGCCACCCCAGAAGGGAATCGACGTCTAAGTGATTACGGCGGCGCTTCGGCGGCGCTTGCCGTCATCGTGTGTTCGTCATGGTGGGTGTTCGCGCTAACCTGTAACCAAGGATGGACAAATCGGATTAGAGCGCGCGGGCCGGTATGCTGGGCCCCGCGCCGGCACTCTACAAAGGACTCCCGGGATGAACCGTCGCTGTTTTACTATGCTGGCAGCAGCATTCATTGCTAACTCTGTTCATGCGGACACGACAGTGCCCCCACCGCTCCGTTGCCGCGTGTCCCCCTCCGGTGAGCTCCTTCTCCGCTATTCCCGCGGAGAGATCGATCTCCCCGGTATCTGGTCCAAACCCGTGGTGCGCCCCCGTCTGAGCCTGCTGGGGCGCGGGGGGAAGTCCGGCGACCAGCGGATCAACGACGCGGAAAAAGACCTGGCCCAGTTGCGTGACGCTCCGCAGGCTCCCTCGACCACGCAGAGCTCAACCAGTATCGCCGTGAGCGGGAGGAACATTGTTGCCGGGTACAACGACAGCGCCGCGCTGAGCAGCGTGTCCCGCTCGATGAACGGATACAGTTTCTCCATGGACGGAGGCGTTACCTGGACCGACGGCGGCGGGGTTCCGTCCGCGCCGGGTACGGTGAGCGTCGGCGATCCGTCCGTGGTCGTGAACCGGGCCGGCGTGTTCTACTACGCCTCCATGGTACTCGATTACAACGGCCCCGATGGGGGGCGCGCCGTAATCGCCGTTTCCCGCTCCACAAACGGAGGGCGCACCTTCGGCAACCCGGTGACCGTCAACGCGGGCAGCCTGCCGCTGAATACCTCCAGGCAGCAGGCGAGTGATGTCGTACAGTCGTTAAGTGACAAGGAAGAAATCGCCGTGGACACATCGGGCGGCCCGCGCGACGGCACGCTCTACGTCGCCTGGAACCAGTACATTTCGACCACCTATTCCAACGCCGTGCGGAGCACTACGTCGCGCATCATGATGGCGCATTCACATGACGGCGGCGCCTCCTGGAGCGCGGCCGTGCCCGTATCCACCCTTCATTACCAGACGGAATACTACGGCTACTCCAGCGGTTCGTATGTTTCCGGCGCGGCGCCGGCGGTGGGGCCGTCGGGAGAGGTCTACTGCGCCTGGGAGGAAACCCAGGCAGCGACTCCCACCGGCACGCAGTACATTTCGCGGAGCGATGACGGTGGGGCCACGTTTGCGCTCAGCAGCCAGATGGTGGCCGCGGTGAACCGTATCGGCAACGCCACGGAAGGTGTTCTCGCGGGCGGCCCGCGCACAAACGAATTCCCGTCGGTGGGCGTGGACGGGCATACCGGCGTCGTCTACATGGCTTACGCATCGGCGCCCACAATGTTTCCCGGCGACGCCACGATTCCCTGCAGTTCCGATCGGTCTAACGTCTACCTCATCCGCTCGCTGGACCAGGGGCGCACGTGGTCGGGTCCGCTCCGCCTGAACGATGACAAAACACTGAACGATCAGTTCTTCCCGGCGCTCACGGTCACGGCCGCCGGCGTGATCGGCGTGGCATGGTACGATCGCCGCAACGACCCGTATAACCAGAGGTTTGATGTCTACCTGGCCCAATCGCGCGACGGGGGAAAGACGTTTGGGGCGAACCGCCGGGTAAACACCGTCGCGTCGCCTCTTCCACAGGTCAACCCCAATTTTGACCCCATGATCGCCGCGAACTACATGGGTGACTACATCGGGATCGCCACGGACGGCCTGTCGTTCCACATCGCATGGGGCGACAATCGCGACGTACTGAACTCAACGTCCTACGGCCCGCGTCCCGACCCCGACATTTACTACGCTTCCAGCGCCGTTGCCGGGAGGTGATGGCGGCATCGGAACCATCGGGCGCCGCGGGGCGGGCAATGTCTACAATGGGCATGTCCGCCTATGCCCTGACCTGACCCTGAAACCCCGCCCATGCCCGTCATCCAGGTAACCGAACTCACCAAGACGTTCTACAACACCAAGCGCGCCTCCGGCTTCGGCGGGGCAGTGCGCAGCCTGTTTTCACGTCAGAAGACGGCGGTCACCGCGGTGGATAGCGTATCCTTCGAGATCGAGCAGGGCGAACTGGTCGGTTTCCTCGGCCCCAACGGCGCCGGGAAGACAACGACACTCAAGATGCTCACTGGCATCGTGTTTCCAACGTCCGGGAAGGCGACGGTCCTGGGCTACACCCCGTGGGAGCGCCGCCAGCCGTTCCAGCGTCAGATTTCACTGGTGATGGGGCAGAAGAACCAGTTGTGGTGGGATCTCCCGGCGTCGGAGTCGTTCCTCCTGCTGCGCGAGATCTACGAAGTGCCGCACGCGCAGTGCAAGGCCACGCTGGACCAACTGACCGAGCTTTTGGATGTGGGCCGTCTCCTGACCACGCAGGTGCGCAAGCTCAGCCTCGGCGAGCGCATGAAACTCGAACTCATCGCCGCCCTGCTCCACAGCCCGCGCGTTTTGTTCCTCGACGAGCCGACCATCGGCCTGGACGTTGTCTCTCAGAAGCGCATCCGCGAGTTCATCAAGGAGTACAACCGGTCGCAGGAAACCACGATCATCCTCACCAGCCATTACATGGACGACATCCAGGAGTTGTGCGAAAAGGTCGTCATCATCGACCACGGGCGGGTGGTCTTCGCCGACCGCCTGGCCGTCCTGGTGGATCGGTACAGCCACACCAAGCTGCTGAAACTCAAGTTCCTCACAACCGTGGAGCGCGTGGACGTGGAGCGGTTTGGCGAAGTGTGCGAGTTCGACGGCGTGTCTATGACGTTGGAGGTCCCCCGCGAAAAGAGCACCAAAGTCGCTGCGGCCGTGCTGGACGCGCTTCCGGTTGCCGATATCACCATCGAAGAGATGGGCGCCGAAGAAGTCATCCGCAACCTGTTCCAGGGCAAGCAGGATTCGGGATTCGGGATTCAGGATTCGACCGCTGATCCCGTGTGAGGTGCATATGCTAAGACAATTCCTGGTGGTGTCAGTTTTCGCATTGTTCGCGATCGCTGCGGCCGCGGCGCCCAGGCCGTCCGACTCCCATCCGCCGGAGTCGGGAACCATGAAGTGGGGAAACCTCACGGTCACCGTCCGCCAGGCGCCTGTCGGTAGCTTCAGCGAGGGTAAGGCCCGCGTGGAGATCAAGGACTCGAAGGGCAAGGTGCTGGCAGCCTTGAGTGACGCCATCGTCGCCAACACCGCAATCCGCGAGATCAACGGCGGCGGCAGCCCCGAACTCGTGGTCAATATGTTCTCCGGTGGGCTGCACTGCTGCTTCACGAACGTCGTTTTCACCCAGGATGGCGGATTCCGTCGATTGATCGATCTTCCCGGCGGGCAGATCGAGGGCATCACCGCCGTGAAGGACCTCGATGGGCGGGGCCGCCCCGAGATCATCATGTACGACAACAACATATGGGCCTATTACGATGACCTGGCCTTCGCGTATTGCCCGTCCATGCCGCTCATCATCGGCTGGAACGGCGCGCGGTACGTCAACCAGACGGCCAAGTTCCCTCAGCAGACGCTGGATTCCGCCAAGGGGTACCAGGCGGATCTGCTGGCCGCCCTTCGCAAGCCACGAAAGGACGACAATCCGACCTGGCGCGAAGAGCGTCGGCACTCCGCCGCGCTCGGCTACTTCTCCAACATGCTCGTAGTCGGCAAGGGCTCCGAGGCCAAGGCCTGGCTGCGCAACCATGCGCCCCGCGAAACGGGAAGCTGGCTGTCCGGACACGAGTCCGAGATCCGAAAGACGGTCGTAGCCTGGTCCAAAACCGTCTACTCCCCTAAAGGCTGAACTCCTCCGCGACCAGCCGGTAAAGAGATCTCGTAGGAAGGCTGGAACGCTGACAGGCCGGCAGTCGTCTTCCAGCAAGGAGACAATCAGAATGCTCAGGCTGGTAGCACTGTATCTATTAACGCTCGCCTTCGCTCTGTTCCAGTCGGCGGACGCGCAGACCATCTCGTTGGACGGTCAGTACATCGGACACGCCTCATCGTCCGGGGGCAGTACCCGCGTGCACTGGGGATTCGTCGGAACTAGCTCGGAGTTGGTCACCGCTTTCACAAACGCGACCGCGTCCGAAGAAGCCGAAGCATTTGCGTACGCCTTTGGCTATATGGCGCCACTCTACGGATCCCTGGACCTCGATGACGGCGAAGGCAACGGCCTGCTTGGGTTTCTGAGCGTCGGCGGATGGCTTGGGCAACCGTGGGAAGGAACTTTCCAGATCTCCAAAGGCAGGGGTCGCTACGAAGGCTTCGCCGGAGGCGGCACCGTGACCGTCGCAGCCCTCCCGGAACCGAACCCGAACCGGCTGACCGCCTTTACGATCAAGGGAACCGCCGCTCCTTCGGTACCGGAACCCTCAAGCCTGTTGCTGGTGGGTACGTCAGCGCTTGCGGGGCTCTATTCTGTCGTCCGACGACGCAGATCCTGAATCCACTAATATCCTCCGTGCACCTCAGTGACCTCTGTCTCCTCCGTGGTTAAAACTCCCACATCCTCCGCGCTGAATATCCGCCTACCGAACGCACAGATTGTCAGGCGCGCAATGGCCCCACCGCGTCCCAACCGGTCAACTCCGCGCCCGGCGTCTCCGCCAGCACCGCCACCGCGAACGTCAGCACGCGGCACCCTTCTTCAAGATGGCCGCCATAGGCCTTTTCCGTGTCCGAGAACGTTATGTGGGCGTGTACGCGACCTTCGATCACCGTCCCCGCCAGCGTGAGGATGTCGTAGGCGCCGTCTCCGTGGACAAAGACATCGCACGTGGGAAGCGATGGCACGCCGACGACATGCACGTTGAATGCGTTCAGCGATCCCACACCGCTGAGGATCACACCGTTGCGAATGCCTTCCCGTTCCACGGCGGCGCGGAGAGCCGTCAGCACATCTTCGCCGGGGTCCATCCGGACCAGCACGACGCGGCCCAACTCGATGCTGCGCGCCGTCACGCCGCAGCCTCTTCCGTGGCGCAGAGGTATTCGGCCAGGCGCTTGCGGCGAGCCTGGAAAGCGCCATAAATGCCGTCCGCGGTTTCCTCGATCGTGCGCTTGCTGTTTGTGTAGGGATCCGCGAGGGTTGCTTCGTTGACGGTGGCTGTCCATTCCGCCGGGATCGCCGAAGCCCCCGAAAGTGCGCCCGCGAGGCCGGCGGCGACCGCGGCCAGGCAGTCCGTGTCCCGCCCGAAGTTCACCGCGGTGGTGATGGCGGTTTTCGGATCGCCTTTGGTGACCGCGAAGACCGCCAGGCCCTTTGACACGATCTCGTTGGCTTGCGACACGCCATAGTTGTGGTATTCGCCGCCGAAGTAGCGACCATAGAACGCGTCGCGCATCTCCATCGGGTTTATGTGGATTTCAGCGGCCTTTAGCGCGTGGTCCAGGTCGCGCTCGATTGTGTCGTACAGAGCGTAGAGGCTGCCCGCCTCGGCGCGGTAGCGCGAGTACTCCCTGGCGACGGCCAGCACCGATTCCACCGTCGCTCCCGGGCGGCATGCTTCCGCCACGGCGGCGTTGTACAGCGCTGCCCAACGCAGAGCGAACGATGTCTCCTTCGCGTAGACCTTGCCCGCCTCGAACGTGTCGTCCGCCGCGCCCGTTGGGTCTCCCGCGTTGATCAGCCCGATCGGGTGCGAGGCCCGCGCCATCGACACAACGTTGGGGAACGGCCACAGCCGGCCCAGTTCCGACGGCGGCACCCCCGCGCGCGCAAGGTTGAGGAGCGAGGCGTCGAACGGCTCCTGCTTGTAAACGATTTTCGCCGGATCGACGTCGCGCAGCCACACGGCC is from Armatimonadota bacterium and encodes:
- a CDS encoding PKD domain-containing protein; its protein translation is MRRSLWIVPALAATIVAGPGRGTQVLAPVYKGQTAQEAGIVLGGWGSGSATESKDEALNGARSILAATEGYYSGARIDFIKPLDLSRYGGQNGVSMRFNIKFKSSTGGSTEAGGLAPGGGFFQGMPAGPPMPGGMPGGVPGRGYTGVTGQEEAPLTVATHALRVVLFSGNSRLAAVNLPVDPEINSNGWIGVDAPLAAFHGSGGTAAKWADFKVNRMLLFGDATDSFYIGDISIVQMDLSITDVSLGEDQEIAVGDTAEFTGSANGGAGLKFSWDFDSANGLSEDAIGRKVSFRYRKEGTYTVTLTVSDPTGVMKPVVKTATVKVNG
- a CDS encoding decaprenyl-phosphate phosphoribosyltransferase; protein product: MNEVRARHPQPAFIARHSSLIPMLFELLRAARPYQWIKNLLLYAGFLFTLGAGRTLADFGRATAGVVIFCCLSASAYILNDLLDAEGDRRHPAKRNRPIASGRLSPVSALAAAIILGLLGLAAAWLMDPGFGLISSVYLALTLAYSTFLKRVVLLDVMVLALGYVVRAVAGAVIIHVPASFWLALCTMLLALFIGLCKRRAELSSNNQGAPMREVLAEYSLPLLDQMIGVVTSSALLAYSLYTYFTPTNTAAAPAWRFANHLLTFTIPFVVYGIYRYLYLVYRRNEGESPEALFLHDGPLRYNTALWALACAVARLAAGLTH
- a CDS encoding endonuclease/exonuclease/phosphatase family protein, with translation MSESKLTLVTYNIHHAAGMDRRISIPRVSGVLKDTDADVVCLQEVDCRVVRSRRSHQPRLLAKALGMKAVFGATLKWPLGAGYGNLALSRLPLIAAHTHHLPLGEEPRGIVEMHVQAPFGPIAIFGTHWGLSEEERAEQAEATARFIRHAKLPALLAGDLNEGPDGRAHAVLTAAGLTRLGTSDPTFPADDPAACIDHVYGTQQWRVEETYAIPSLASDHRPVVVELRFVQGV
- a CDS encoding SdpI family protein, with translation MLAILGAYVAIGGLFAMLGIPMAARRVPPNAWYGLRVQKTLKPGNERIWYEANAYCGRLMIWAGAITAICAVALRFVKGLSLDAYSLDCTAVMLAGLAMMIILSFRYLATLK
- the cobO gene encoding cob(I)yrinic acid a,c-diamide adenosyltransferase, whose translation is MSTDPPSPIPGPPSSTPAGLFIVYTGNGKGKTSAALGIVLRMMGRGMRACMLQFIKKKSLRAAENRFGEAMGVEIVGLGDGFTWVARDDNASNEALAREGWQICKDRINSGEYHVVILDEITYPITFGWLPVEDVLETIRARPRGLHIVITGRDAHPALIEAADLVTEMREIKHPYQRGVPPQKGIDV
- a CDS encoding sialidase family protein, with the translated sequence MPPPLRCRVSPSGELLLRYSRGEIDLPGIWSKPVVRPRLSLLGRGGKSGDQRINDAEKDLAQLRDAPQAPSTTQSSTSIAVSGRNIVAGYNDSAALSSVSRSMNGYSFSMDGGVTWTDGGGVPSAPGTVSVGDPSVVVNRAGVFYYASMVLDYNGPDGGRAVIAVSRSTNGGRTFGNPVTVNAGSLPLNTSRQQASDVVQSLSDKEEIAVDTSGGPRDGTLYVAWNQYISTTYSNAVRSTTSRIMMAHSHDGGASWSAAVPVSTLHYQTEYYGYSSGSYVSGAAPAVGPSGEVYCAWEETQAATPTGTQYISRSDDGGATFALSSQMVAAVNRIGNATEGVLAGGPRTNEFPSVGVDGHTGVVYMAYASAPTMFPGDATIPCSSDRSNVYLIRSLDQGRTWSGPLRLNDDKTLNDQFFPALTVTAAGVIGVAWYDRRNDPYNQRFDVYLAQSRDGGKTFGANRRVNTVASPLPQVNPNFDPMIAANYMGDYIGIATDGLSFHIAWGDNRDVLNSTSYGPRPDPDIYYASSAVAGR
- a CDS encoding ATP-binding cassette domain-containing protein, whose product is MPVIQVTELTKTFYNTKRASGFGGAVRSLFSRQKTAVTAVDSVSFEIEQGELVGFLGPNGAGKTTTLKMLTGIVFPTSGKATVLGYTPWERRQPFQRQISLVMGQKNQLWWDLPASESFLLLREIYEVPHAQCKATLDQLTELLDVGRLLTTQVRKLSLGERMKLELIAALLHSPRVLFLDEPTIGLDVVSQKRIREFIKEYNRSQETTIILTSHYMDDIQELCEKVVIIDHGRVVFADRLAVLVDRYSHTKLLKLKFLTTVERVDVERFGEVCEFDGVSMTLEVPREKSTKVAAAVLDALPVADITIEEMGAEEVIRNLFQGKQDSGFGIQDSTADPV
- a CDS encoding PEP-CTERM sorting domain-containing protein gives rise to the protein MLRLVALYLLTLAFALFQSADAQTISLDGQYIGHASSSGGSTRVHWGFVGTSSELVTAFTNATASEEAEAFAYAFGYMAPLYGSLDLDDGEGNGLLGFLSVGGWLGQPWEGTFQISKGRGRYEGFAGGGTVTVAALPEPNPNRLTAFTIKGTAAPSVPEPSSLLLVGTSALAGLYSVVRRRRS
- a CDS encoding PPC domain-containing DNA-binding protein, with amino-acid sequence MTARSIELGRVVLVRMDPGEDVLTALRAAVEREGIRNGVILSGVGSLNAFNVHVVGVPSLPTCDVFVHGDGAYDILTLAGTVIEGRVHAHITFSDTEKAYGGHLEEGCRVLTFAVAVLAETPGAELTGWDAVGPLRA
- a CDS encoding ADP-ribosylglycohydrolase family protein yields the protein MPTLKDKFRGCIAGSWIGSAMGAAVEGWSREKIRETHGYLEALLPYRHYSEYTEWNRPAGTTEDGIERQKLIATAIIDKQDRILAHDLVAVWLRDVDPAKIVYKQEPFDASLLNLARAGVPPSELGRLWPFPNVVSMARASHPIGLINAGDPTGAADDTFEAGKVYAKETSFALRWAALYNAAVAEACRPGATVESVLAVAREYSRYRAEAGSLYALYDTIERDLDHALKAAEIHINPMEMRDAFYGRYFGGEYHNYGVSQANEIVSKGLAVFAVTKGDPKTAITTAVNFGRDTDCLAAVAAGLAGALSGASAIPAEWTATVNEATLADPYTNSKRTIEETADGIYGAFQARRKRLAEYLCATEEAAA